In a genomic window of Chryseobacterium sp. G0162:
- a CDS encoding ribonuclease inhibitor, with amino-acid sequence MLNTSNNNTRKMIVIHGGHFLSLDGFYEEASNVLMKGTDWKIGTLDGFDDILYGGFGVFENKEEIEIVWKESQKSRDDLGLKATQEFYENKIRQGKPFNIQLMQQKLDELRAGKGQTLFEILIQIISSHKNITLILD; translated from the coding sequence GTGTTGAATACTTCAAATAACAATACAAGAAAAATGATCGTCATTCATGGCGGTCATTTTTTGTCTTTAGACGGTTTCTATGAAGAAGCTTCTAATGTATTAATGAAAGGTACAGATTGGAAAATAGGAACCCTTGATGGCTTTGATGATATTCTCTACGGCGGTTTCGGAGTCTTCGAGAATAAAGAAGAAATTGAAATCGTGTGGAAAGAATCACAAAAATCAAGGGATGATTTAGGGCTAAAAGCTACTCAGGAATTTTATGAAAACAAAATCAGACAGGGAAAACCATTCAATATACAACTGATGCAGCAAAAACTTGATGAATTGAGAGCTGGAAAGGGACAGACATTGTTTGAAATTTTGATCCAAATTATATCGTCACATAAAAATATTACACTAATTTTAGATTAA
- a CDS encoding amidohydrolase family protein: MMDNLNTLKNKGLTLLTIFYFASTNYVHAQKTVNNSTLSSLVNVQADTLAITNVKIVDGTGKPARTDQNMIIINGKIAKVGNSSSVKIPKKVKIINGQGKTLIPGMIMMHEHLFYGKAVSPYYLALQMPVSFPQLYLAGGVTMMRTAGSVEPQTDLTLKKWINTGKIAGPNIDVTGPYIEREGLMVPEILAIESPLTAEKMVNYWADMGCTSFKVYMNITKEDLAATIAAAHKRNIKVTGHLCSVTYREAAELGIDNLEHGFFASTDFIADKKENKCPGNANASLTRLPVDSKEMKELMQFLINKKVTITSTLPVFEPYTEREVIPGGGEVALAASVLENIKKNYDLVAGKDVAYAELFKKQMAWEKQFVAMGGRLTAGSDPTGAGRVIPGYANRHSLELLTEAGFSFPEAVKITSLNAAEYLGIEKKTGTIEAGKDADLVLISGDPEKNIKEVLNTEIVFKKGIGYDSKKLFEQAAGKVGLH, translated from the coding sequence ATGATGGACAATTTAAATACCCTGAAAAATAAAGGACTGACCTTATTAACTATTTTTTATTTTGCATCAACTAATTATGTTCATGCCCAAAAAACGGTGAATAACTCAACATTATCTTCATTGGTCAATGTACAGGCAGATACCCTGGCTATTACGAATGTAAAGATAGTAGATGGTACCGGTAAGCCTGCAAGAACAGATCAGAATATGATCATTATTAATGGTAAAATTGCCAAGGTAGGGAATTCATCATCTGTAAAAATACCTAAAAAGGTAAAAATAATCAACGGACAGGGAAAAACCCTGATTCCGGGAATGATCATGATGCATGAACATCTGTTCTATGGAAAGGCGGTAAGCCCATATTATCTGGCCCTGCAGATGCCGGTATCCTTTCCTCAACTCTATCTGGCCGGCGGTGTTACCATGATGCGTACTGCAGGAAGTGTAGAGCCGCAAACAGACCTTACCTTGAAAAAATGGATCAATACCGGGAAAATCGCCGGACCGAATATCGATGTTACAGGTCCTTATATTGAGCGTGAAGGTCTTATGGTTCCTGAAATATTAGCAATTGAATCACCTCTTACAGCTGAGAAAATGGTGAATTATTGGGCAGATATGGGCTGTACTTCTTTTAAAGTTTATATGAATATCACCAAAGAAGATCTGGCAGCTACCATAGCCGCTGCACACAAAAGAAATATTAAGGTAACAGGTCATTTATGCTCAGTTACCTACAGAGAAGCTGCTGAGCTTGGAATAGATAATCTTGAGCACGGCTTTTTTGCCAGTACGGACTTCATTGCTGATAAAAAAGAAAATAAGTGTCCTGGTAATGCGAATGCTTCTTTGACCCGGTTACCGGTGGATAGTAAAGAAATGAAAGAGCTGATGCAGTTCCTGATTAATAAAAAAGTGACCATAACTTCTACATTACCTGTATTTGAACCTTATACCGAAAGAGAAGTTATACCTGGAGGAGGGGAGGTTGCTTTGGCAGCGTCTGTCTTGGAAAACATCAAAAAAAATTATGATTTGGTTGCAGGTAAAGATGTTGCCTATGCTGAACTCTTTAAGAAACAAATGGCCTGGGAGAAGCAATTTGTAGCCATGGGTGGAAGATTGACTGCCGGAAGTGACCCCACTGGAGCGGGAAGGGTAATTCCAGGCTATGCCAACAGACATTCATTAGAATTGTTGACAGAAGCTGGCTTTAGTTTTCCGGAAGCTGTAAAAATCACCTCATTGAATGCAGCCGAATATCTGGGAATTGAGAAAAAAACAGGAACTATTGAAGCAGGAAAAGATGCAGATCTGGTACTTATCAGTGGAGACCCGGAAAAAAATATAAAAGAAGTTCTGAATACGGAAATCGTATTCAAAAAAGGGATTGGTTACGATTCTAAGAAATTATTTGAACAGGCTGCTGGTAAAGTCGGACTGCACTGA
- a CDS encoding SGNH/GDSL hydrolase family protein — protein sequence MKKIVYGLFFGDSITYGEYDGVFGGWVDILKRYALQKFHEGNGDELILFNLGIGGETTEGLLKRMPTELRARNAADGNLVFISYGANDLAIKEKVQIVNPEQFRNNIITAVQNAQQFSKDIYLVSILPISKNIDGIVVGSGKLRSNEEVIAYNDILKSIAGDYSLGYIDFHSALFKDKEIFLSADGVHPNEKGYGMMAEIAIPIIEKYL from the coding sequence ATGAAAAAAATTGTGTACGGACTGTTCTTTGGGGACAGTATAACCTATGGAGAATATGATGGTGTTTTTGGAGGCTGGGTAGATATTCTGAAGAGATATGCTCTGCAAAAATTCCATGAAGGAAATGGTGACGAACTGATTCTATTCAATTTAGGAATCGGTGGCGAAACTACAGAAGGTTTGTTGAAGCGAATGCCTACAGAATTAAGGGCAAGAAACGCTGCTGATGGAAATTTAGTTTTCATAAGTTACGGAGCCAACGATCTTGCGATAAAAGAAAAGGTTCAGATCGTAAATCCTGAACAGTTTAGAAATAATATCATCACAGCTGTTCAGAACGCTCAACAGTTTTCCAAAGATATTTACCTGGTGAGCATTCTTCCTATCTCCAAAAATATAGATGGAATAGTGGTAGGTTCAGGAAAATTAAGATCAAATGAGGAGGTGATAGCTTATAATGATATTCTCAAGAGCATTGCAGGAGATTACTCTTTAGGTTATATTGATTTTCATTCAGCATTGTTCAAAGACAAAGAGATTTTTCTGTCCGCAGACGGAGTTCATCCGAATGAAAAAGGTTATGGAATGATGGCCGAAATTGCAATTCCAATCATTGAAAAGTATTTATAA
- a CDS encoding GyrI-like domain-containing protein — translation MNNVKIEPFKVIGIAVRTTNENEQAAKDIPVLWEKLMQENILEKIPNKIDNTVYSIYTEYEKDHTKPYTTLLGCKVENLDHIPEGMIGKSFEGGNYVKFTAKGNLAEGLVINEWFKIWNMDLDRMFTADFEMYGEKAQNPADAEIDILIAVE, via the coding sequence ATGAACAACGTGAAAATTGAACCTTTTAAGGTAATCGGTATTGCAGTAAGAACAACCAACGAGAATGAACAGGCGGCAAAGGATATTCCGGTATTATGGGAAAAATTGATGCAGGAAAATATATTGGAAAAAATTCCTAATAAAATAGACAATACCGTTTATTCAATCTATACAGAATACGAAAAAGACCATACAAAACCGTATACTACACTGTTAGGATGCAAAGTTGAAAACCTTGATCATATTCCCGAAGGTATGATTGGGAAATCTTTTGAGGGTGGCAATTATGTGAAGTTTACGGCAAAGGGCAATCTTGCAGAAGGTTTAGTCATCAATGAATGGTTTAAAATATGGAATATGGATCTGGATAGAATGTTTACCGCTGATTTTGAAATGTATGGAGAAAAAGCGCAGAATCCAGCTGATGCAGAAATAGATATTTTGATTGCTGTGGAGTAA
- a CDS encoding gamma-glutamylcyclotransferase family protein has protein sequence MPYLFSYGTLQKEQVQLETFGRILQGEKDTLSQYKLGMLEITDPEVLRKSGQKYHPVLEFSGSIDDEVEGMLFDVTEAEILQADEYEVDDYKRIETIFKSGNKGFIYVAASSRT, from the coding sequence ATGCCTTATTTATTTTCTTACGGAACCTTACAGAAAGAGCAGGTTCAGCTCGAAACATTCGGACGAATTTTACAAGGTGAAAAAGACACCTTATCCCAATATAAATTAGGAATGCTTGAAATTACAGACCCTGAAGTATTACGAAAAAGCGGTCAAAAATATCATCCTGTCCTGGAGTTCTCAGGCAGCATTGATGATGAGGTTGAAGGGATGTTATTTGATGTGACCGAAGCAGAAATTCTTCAGGCGGATGAGTATGAAGTAGATGATTATAAAAGAATTGAAACCATTTTTAAATCAGGAAATAAAGGGTTTATTTATGTGGCGGCATCCTCTCGAACGTAA
- a CDS encoding serine hydrolase yields the protein MRKSIFICILTLAFVKNHAQSEKAVYSIIEANAQKIAKDSKAYSVSIGIIKDGKVYTKHFGEIDKGKGNKADDNTYFAIASVTKLFTGQLLAQAVLEGKISLDDDIRKYLKGAYPNLEYNGVPITVRNLISYETALPRNLPIDDELRKNMTDETPFLYEKLNEGYTKEDFKKDLASVKLDMKPGTKYKYSNLSLELAGLMLENIYGKSYETILKENIFSKNGMNHTKLELGKDEAQANGYHENYRLMPVSTSLLWGSGGSKTESTLGDMMKFLKEELDPKNKIVQESQRNIDNSKEGWYGYLWDKHFITNNGRRGFKHGGSYGTNTLFTIFPELNIGICMMVNINGPKTYSTLYSGTTSLVEDLISTSDKKQVYGYSVKGDKVVFTYTHPVNLNAALLHTVSIAGSFNDWDSENKEFQMIKKDKNRYELEIPVSRFEKGKTYSFRFVLNKEEWMEAPKNASNNDGTKDNNLALVL from the coding sequence ATGAGAAAAAGTATATTTATATGCATTCTTACTTTGGCATTCGTAAAAAACCATGCACAAAGTGAAAAAGCGGTCTACTCAATTATAGAAGCTAATGCTCAGAAGATTGCAAAAGATTCCAAAGCTTATTCTGTTTCAATCGGAATTATCAAAGACGGAAAAGTGTATACGAAACACTTTGGTGAAATAGATAAAGGAAAAGGGAATAAAGCAGATGATAATACCTATTTTGCCATAGCTTCTGTTACTAAACTTTTTACTGGACAATTGTTAGCTCAGGCGGTTCTTGAGGGAAAAATAAGTCTGGATGATGATATACGTAAATACCTGAAAGGGGCTTATCCCAACTTAGAATATAATGGAGTTCCTATAACAGTTCGTAATTTAATTTCTTATGAAACGGCCTTGCCTAGAAATCTCCCTATTGATGATGAGCTGAGAAAAAACATGACCGATGAAACTCCTTTTCTTTACGAGAAGCTCAACGAAGGATATACAAAAGAAGACTTTAAAAAAGACCTGGCAAGTGTCAAATTGGATATGAAGCCGGGAACAAAATATAAATACAGCAATTTGAGCCTGGAATTGGCTGGTCTTATGTTGGAAAATATATATGGGAAAAGTTACGAAACCATTTTAAAGGAAAATATCTTTTCAAAAAACGGAATGAATCATACCAAACTGGAACTTGGAAAAGATGAAGCTCAAGCCAATGGGTATCACGAAAATTATAGACTGATGCCGGTTTCAACAAGTCTTCTGTGGGGATCCGGAGGTTCAAAAACAGAATCTACTTTAGGAGATATGATGAAGTTTTTAAAAGAAGAACTGGATCCCAAAAATAAAATAGTACAGGAATCTCAAAGGAATATTGACAACAGTAAAGAAGGCTGGTATGGCTATTTGTGGGATAAACATTTTATTACCAACAATGGAAGAAGAGGATTTAAACATGGAGGATCGTATGGAACAAATACCCTGTTTACGATATTTCCAGAACTGAATATAGGGATTTGTATGATGGTGAATATCAATGGACCCAAAACATATAGCACACTTTATAGTGGTACTACAAGTTTGGTGGAAGATCTGATCTCAACTTCAGATAAAAAACAGGTATATGGATATTCTGTAAAGGGCGATAAAGTGGTTTTCACTTATACTCATCCTGTAAACTTAAATGCAGCTCTTCTTCATACGGTATCCATTGCAGGGAGTTTTAACGACTGGGATTCCGAAAATAAAGAGTTTCAGATGATAAAAAAGGATAAAAACCGTTATGAACTGGAGATTCCGGTGTCTCGATTTGAAAAGGGGAAGACCTATTCTTTCAGATTTGTATTGAATAAAGAAGAATGGATGGAAGCTCCTAAAAATGCATCCAATAATGATGGTACCAAAGATAATAACCTTGCATTGGTTTTATAA
- a CDS encoding diacylglycerol kinase family protein: MQKPPLYKSFLNAFRGVFIMIKTERNFQIELLAFFINLFLIFYLKLTYADAALIIMASVAVLSAEIFNTAIEKICDIIQPDFDKRIGFIKDIAAGAVVLIAIASVIIGVLVYWKYFF, from the coding sequence ATGCAAAAACCTCCTCTCTATAAAAGTTTTCTGAATGCTTTCCGGGGTGTTTTTATCATGATTAAAACGGAAAGAAATTTTCAGATTGAGCTTCTTGCCTTCTTCATTAATCTCTTCCTTATTTTTTATTTAAAGCTTACTTACGCTGACGCAGCTTTAATTATTATGGCATCTGTAGCTGTTTTAAGCGCTGAAATTTTCAACACAGCTATCGAAAAGATATGTGACATCATTCAACCTGATTTTGACAAAAGAATCGGATTTATCAAGGATATAGCAGCCGGTGCAGTTGTACTCATAGCCATCGCTTCTGTGATTATTGGGGTTCTGGTATATTGGAAGTATTTTTTTTAA
- a CDS encoding phosphoribosylformylglycinamidine synthase gives MSNNKRIFVEKRGIFDVESPKIFDEVKAVVPAIQSVKVYNVYDIFNLNDGEFEKVVNNTFVDPVTDILHTENPAKSIYFGMEFLPGQYDQRADSAQQCIALLTENEKSKVRSGKLIEFVGVSEADLMKIKDLLINKVESQEKDLSVLDIPADETPSKVLIHENFINFNDAELENFYNNHGFALGLDDLKFIQEYFKTEERNPTETELKVLDTYWSDHCRHTTFETELSDIQFEGDFKHTLETIFNDYIEKRKFLGRELKPISLMDLATVCGKYFHKTGNLDNLVISDEINACTIQIEAEYDGKKEPWYLLFKNETHNHPTEIEPFGGASTCLGGAIRDPLSGRSFVFQAMRLTGAADVLESVDKTLPGKLPQKTITKQAANGYSSYGNQIGLATTMVSEIYDEGYKAKRMEVGFVTGAVPVDWVRREKPANGDSIIILGGATGRDGVGGASGSSKEQDETSIHTMSSEVQKGNAVEERKIQRLFRNPELTRLIKKSNDFGAGGVSVAIGEIADSLEVNLDVLPLKYEGLNGTELAISESQERMAVVVDPKDKEKFIKFCEAENIVAVEVAKVTDSGRMQMFWKGDKIVDLSRAFLDTNGCSKSQEVKINHLEEVKTETKAFNEENFLNTLKDKNVASQKGLLEMFDSSVGGTTVAMPLGGKYQQTLMEGSVQTLPILGAKDIKTVSLASWGFDAEISKQNSLLGASYAVVESVAKIVAMGGDYKNIRLSFQEYFEKLGQAPEKWGKPLASLLGAYDAQINLGLAAIGGKDSMSGTYQDLNVPPTLISFACANGEKQNIISPEFKTAGNKVYFFNHIAQESGLPNYDALKEVYTFIFENIKSGRIVSVKTVKDGGVAVALAKMSFGNRLGAEINADENTLLAKNIGSLLIEAKEELSNASLQLIGEVKDSGILKINNLETQITNLESAYTGTFENLFPTVEKEKLTVEIDEKSNSINPRNIIIKKHGIAQPKVFAPVFPGTNCEYDTLNAFQKEGAVVSSLPLINISHQLLDESIDAWVEEIRTSQILAFSGGFSAGDEPDGSAKFIVNVLKNEKMRNAVHELLDRDGMIIGICNGFQALVKSGLLPYGRIKDLDENSPTLAHNAIRRHISQMVTVKVVNDESPWLKGMKGQTFTIPISHGEGRFMASEEEIKKLYENGQIATQYIDFDGNIAHGMPFNPNNSLFGIEGVTSPCGKIYGRMGHPERFTEGLMRNIPTANYHNIFKNGVEYFK, from the coding sequence ATGTCTAATAACAAAAGAATTTTCGTAGAAAAAAGAGGAATTTTCGATGTTGAAAGTCCAAAAATTTTTGATGAAGTAAAAGCAGTTGTTCCGGCAATTCAAAGTGTGAAAGTCTACAATGTGTATGACATTTTTAATTTGAATGACGGGGAATTCGAAAAAGTAGTGAACAATACTTTTGTAGACCCTGTTACTGATATTTTACATACAGAAAACCCTGCAAAAAGCATTTATTTCGGGATGGAGTTCCTGCCTGGTCAATACGACCAGAGAGCAGACTCTGCACAACAATGTATTGCTTTATTGACAGAAAATGAAAAATCAAAAGTAAGAAGTGGAAAGCTGATCGAATTTGTAGGAGTTTCAGAAGCTGATTTGATGAAAATCAAAGACCTTTTGATTAATAAAGTAGAGTCTCAGGAAAAAGATCTGTCTGTATTGGATATTCCTGCTGATGAAACACCATCAAAAGTATTAATCCACGAAAATTTCATCAATTTCAATGATGCTGAACTTGAAAATTTCTATAATAATCACGGTTTTGCACTAGGCTTAGATGATCTGAAATTTATTCAGGAGTACTTTAAAACTGAGGAGAGAAATCCTACGGAAACAGAATTGAAAGTATTAGACACGTACTGGAGCGATCACTGCCGTCACACGACTTTCGAAACAGAATTGTCAGACATTCAGTTTGAAGGAGACTTTAAACATACATTGGAGACCATTTTCAATGATTATATCGAAAAAAGAAAATTCTTAGGCCGTGAGCTGAAGCCGATCTCTTTAATGGACCTGGCAACAGTTTGTGGTAAATATTTCCATAAAACAGGGAACCTTGACAACCTTGTGATTTCTGATGAGATCAATGCTTGTACCATCCAGATCGAAGCAGAATACGATGGTAAAAAAGAACCTTGGTATTTATTATTCAAGAACGAAACACACAACCACCCAACGGAAATTGAACCTTTTGGAGGGGCATCCACTTGTTTAGGAGGAGCGATCAGAGATCCGTTATCCGGAAGATCTTTCGTATTCCAGGCAATGAGGTTAACAGGAGCTGCGGACGTTTTAGAATCAGTAGACAAAACATTACCAGGAAAATTACCTCAAAAGACTATTACAAAACAGGCTGCCAACGGATATTCATCTTATGGTAACCAGATAGGTCTTGCTACCACAATGGTTTCTGAAATCTATGATGAAGGATACAAAGCCAAAAGAATGGAAGTAGGTTTCGTTACCGGAGCCGTTCCTGTGGATTGGGTAAGACGTGAAAAGCCTGCCAACGGTGATTCTATCATTATTTTAGGAGGAGCAACAGGTCGTGATGGAGTAGGAGGAGCAAGTGGAAGTTCAAAAGAACAGGACGAAACCTCTATTCATACCATGAGTTCTGAAGTACAGAAAGGAAATGCAGTAGAAGAACGTAAGATCCAAAGACTATTCAGAAACCCTGAACTGACAAGATTGATCAAAAAATCAAACGATTTTGGTGCGGGAGGTGTTTCTGTAGCGATCGGTGAAATTGCAGACTCTTTAGAAGTAAATCTTGATGTATTACCTTTAAAATATGAAGGATTAAACGGAACAGAACTGGCTATTTCCGAATCTCAGGAAAGAATGGCGGTTGTAGTAGATCCGAAAGACAAAGAAAAGTTCATCAAATTCTGTGAAGCTGAAAATATTGTAGCGGTAGAAGTGGCAAAAGTAACAGATTCAGGAAGAATGCAGATGTTCTGGAAAGGAGACAAGATTGTAGACCTTTCAAGAGCATTCCTTGATACCAATGGATGTTCAAAATCTCAGGAGGTAAAAATCAACCACCTTGAAGAAGTAAAAACAGAAACTAAGGCATTCAACGAAGAAAACTTCCTGAATACCTTAAAAGATAAAAACGTAGCTTCCCAAAAAGGATTATTGGAAATGTTTGATTCTTCAGTAGGAGGAACAACCGTTGCGATGCCTTTAGGTGGGAAATACCAGCAAACCCTAATGGAAGGAAGTGTGCAGACACTACCGATTTTAGGAGCAAAAGATATCAAAACAGTATCTTTAGCAAGCTGGGGATTTGATGCTGAAATTTCTAAGCAAAACTCCTTATTAGGAGCATCTTATGCCGTAGTGGAAAGTGTTGCTAAGATTGTTGCGATGGGAGGTGATTATAAAAATATCAGATTAAGCTTCCAGGAATATTTCGAAAAGCTGGGGCAAGCACCTGAAAAATGGGGTAAACCTTTAGCTTCACTTTTAGGAGCTTATGATGCACAGATCAACCTTGGATTAGCAGCGATTGGTGGTAAAGATTCCATGAGTGGAACCTACCAGGATCTGAATGTACCTCCAACATTGATTTCTTTTGCATGTGCGAATGGAGAGAAACAAAATATAATTTCTCCTGAATTTAAAACAGCAGGAAATAAAGTCTATTTCTTCAATCACATTGCTCAGGAAAGTGGTCTTCCAAACTATGATGCTTTAAAAGAAGTGTACACATTCATCTTTGAGAATATCAAATCTGGAAGAATTGTTTCTGTAAAAACAGTAAAAGATGGTGGAGTAGCAGTAGCATTGGCAAAAATGAGTTTCGGAAACAGATTAGGAGCTGAAATCAATGCTGATGAAAATACTCTATTAGCTAAAAATATAGGTAGCTTACTTATTGAAGCTAAAGAAGAATTAAGCAACGCATCTCTTCAGCTAATCGGAGAAGTAAAAGATTCTGGTATTTTAAAGATCAACAATCTCGAAACCCAAATCACGAATCTTGAATCTGCTTACACAGGGACATTCGAAAATCTTTTCCCAACAGTAGAAAAAGAAAAGCTAACGGTTGAAATTGATGAAAAATCAAACTCAATCAACCCAAGAAATATCATCATCAAAAAACACGGAATTGCTCAGCCAAAAGTATTTGCTCCGGTATTCCCAGGAACGAACTGTGAGTATGATACTTTAAATGCATTCCAGAAAGAAGGTGCTGTGGTAAGTAGTCTACCTTTAATTAATATTAGTCATCAACTATTGGATGAAAGCATTGATGCTTGGGTAGAAGAGATCAGAACTTCTCAGATCCTTGCATTCTCAGGAGGTTTCTCTGCAGGTGATGAGCCTGATGGTTCTGCAAAGTTCATCGTTAACGTTTTAAAGAACGAAAAGATGAGAAATGCGGTACACGAATTACTAGACAGAGACGGTATGATTATCGGGATCTGTAACGGTTTCCAGGCTTTGGTTAAATCGGGACTGTTACCTTACGGAAGAATTAAAGATCTCGATGAAAACTCTCCGACATTGGCTCACAACGCCATCAGAAGACACATTTCTCAGATGGTAACGGTAAAAGTAGTAAACGATGAAAGTCCATGGTTAAAAGGGATGAAAGGTCAGACTTTCACCATTCCGATTTCTCACGGAGAAGGACGTTTCATGGCTTCAGAAGAAGAAATCAAGAAGTTATATGAAAATGGACAGATCGCAACGCAGTACATTGATTTCGATGGAAACATTGCTCACGGAATGCCATTCAATCCTAATAATTCATTGTTTGGAATTGAAGGAGTGACCAGCCCATGCGGAAAGATCTACGGAAGAATGGGACACCCGGAAAGATTTACGGAAGGTCTCATGAGAAATATACCAACCGCGAATTATCATAATATATTCAAAAACGGTGTTGAATACTTCAAATAA
- a CDS encoding WG repeat-containing protein, whose product MNKVLLLITLIPVLAFSQKKDVLRYFKSRDSLIGVKNQAGKIIIPAEFKDYTGIKEGELVKDGIENETILFAGGKRDEKYEKNAFGYVYDRKGNFLYKPYLYDNGADYFSEGVRRFVKNGKIGFADRNGKIAIQPEHDFVSSFNYGYASFCNGCDWEKTEDEHRSIVGGTWGILNVKGETVQPLTKYSEKDVNIDGKYYPYPFQYNKKEEKILQFFEKYNKTISDVHYVNVYNELSEKEKKLLFEIVERPQKNFPYYQVNTYDYQKINLGSFDDLKFFVSEDGKSIYILNYEDKMISFEEWLKNEIQQAEQYQKEHPNNPNKFKK is encoded by the coding sequence ATGAACAAAGTCCTTTTATTGATTACCTTAATTCCTGTACTGGCTTTCTCTCAGAAGAAAGACGTTTTGAGGTATTTTAAATCCAGAGATTCTTTGATTGGAGTCAAAAACCAGGCTGGAAAGATCATCATACCAGCAGAATTTAAAGATTATACCGGAATTAAAGAAGGTGAATTGGTAAAAGACGGGATAGAGAATGAAACTATTCTCTTTGCTGGTGGGAAAAGAGATGAAAAATATGAAAAAAATGCCTTTGGATATGTTTACGACAGAAAAGGTAATTTTTTATATAAACCTTATTTATATGATAACGGAGCAGACTATTTTTCAGAAGGTGTCAGAAGATTTGTGAAAAATGGGAAAATAGGCTTTGCAGATAGAAACGGAAAAATAGCCATTCAGCCTGAACATGATTTTGTCTCCTCTTTCAATTATGGATATGCATCCTTTTGTAATGGATGTGATTGGGAAAAAACAGAAGATGAACATCGAAGTATAGTGGGGGGAACTTGGGGAATACTGAACGTTAAAGGCGAAACAGTTCAGCCACTTACTAAATATTCTGAGAAAGACGTTAATATTGATGGAAAATACTATCCATATCCATTTCAATATAATAAAAAGGAGGAGAAAATCCTTCAATTTTTTGAAAAATACAATAAAACAATCTCAGACGTTCATTATGTTAATGTATATAATGAGTTATCTGAAAAAGAAAAAAAACTTCTTTTTGAAATTGTAGAAAGACCCCAAAAAAACTTTCCCTATTATCAAGTGAATACCTATGATTATCAAAAAATAAATTTAGGATCATTCGATGACTTGAAATTTTTCGTGTCTGAAGATGGAAAAAGTATTTATATCTTAAATTATGAAGATAAAATGATTTCTTTCGAAGAATGGTTGAAAAATGAAATACAACAAGCAGAACAATATCAGAAAGAGCACCCTAATAACCCAAACAAATTCAAAAAATAA